One window of the Oceanicoccus sp. KOV_DT_Chl genome contains the following:
- a CDS encoding non-ribosomal peptide synthetase, translated as MSEANFNPFAGGEILRISPTTAPQREVVASCKMSAEANIAFNEAVAVAIDGEINPVLLEKAFNTLIARHDILRATFSSLADELCLQQAKDLQLDFADYSELAAAEKQQALDSLYQEVALKPLNLEDGPLLFVWLRKLGDARYELIMLLHHAIADGWSQGLLLSELAELYSREGDCSEMQPAPSFFDFADQQGASMAANADIDYWLERFKQLPPTLDLPLDKTRPLLRSFEATRVDFELDHALVQRLPKAASLLKSSLVNYVLAGYFTLLYRLTGNTDIVVGLPVAGQAAMHRLGQVGHMVQLLPVRIGLDAAMPFAEVVKQVKTEVLNASDHPNFTFGQLLEKYAVDRSRVPLVSTIFNIDQPMALLEFGAATGSVRGLPRAGENFELFLNVVPTSDQLTIEVTYSTALFEQATIDAWMQALQTILQQSIVEGQLALSSFVLSDDLPAVLQASNQTEREVKYADLVSAFAEQVAHNPSGVAVIANNHSLSYRELDDLSTRLALYLKTQQINEGDTVAICCQRSENLLIATLAILKLGAAYLPLDPAFPEDRLVYMLEDSGAVAIVEDELAPSRVKQTALKHIELGSAMAENGLNDVLDPLMSSANRMAYTIYTSGSTGQPKGVCIQNSAMMNFLESMAASPGLCASDKLLAVTTLSFDISVLELFLPLMVGATTVIANSDEVMDGEKLAVLIKSNQISALQATPSTWRMLLASRWVGQSNNMGGGLKALCGGEPLPADLAAALLPKVGELWNMFGPTETTVWSACKRITEVDTAISIGKPIANTQCYILDENLKPLPESVPGELFIGGKGVTLGYHRREELNAERFIQHPDYGRIYRTGDSAKLLASGELQHLGRLDDQVKVRGYRIELGEIETALAESEAIAMAAVYLWERSADDVRLVACLVLSDNNKLASDALDAAALRDQLSARLPAYMVPQHFIAVDHIPLTPNGKLDRRALAKPELEQDVQQQVAAANDFERRISDLWCEVLNIREVGVTDDFFLLGGHSLLGTQLFAKISTEYGVNLSLNNLFLAPTIRKQAKLVIESLKDDISIPAIHSYANYEGLPPASSQQQRIWYLEQIEQDSMAYNLAASFKLTGSLDIAVLQKCFALIVERHSVLRTNFIHTDKGLVQSIRPVLTIDLQPQLLPEEVINGDMTLHRFLKQQAMHSFDLSSDVLFRPALFTINDQEHVLFLLIHHLIFDGWSFDVILHELCVLYNALSQGEQNPLDELPVQYSDYAIWQRELLQSGHMDQQLNYWLDTLGGELPILNLPEDFNRPVGQPHRSEAVLWSLTEEEVVSLEHKCKELGCTLFMLLVSVYALMLHRHSRQQDILIGAPVSGRGQDETSGLLGFFVNTIVLRFGIEPGASFNSWLQQVKQTCLNGYANQDVPYELLVQELKPKRDRSRSAIFQAFFLFQDTRNRTEEFNSLQREQINVDRPGVQTDIDFWVKRQSSGLVGGLEYPVALFEHDSAQRFADSFSQILSQVAARPETPLYKLAAASAKDVAMMASWNDTRRDYGQPLFLDHFYQAVSAQGNKIAVRGGSESLTYVELDSYSNQLAHTLLTTGVASGDYVGVCLSRDVRMVASLLAIWKVGAAYIPLDPAYPASRLLQMLETGSVSVLVTESGLADTLSDYPCRRILIDSDAADISARDNRQPNIKLSQDSLAYVIFTSGSTGKPKGVKVPQGALANFLNSMAEEPSLVAEDILLAVTTLSFDIAGLELFLPMMVGATVVIAEQEQAMDGNKLCDLLAANAVTVMQATPSSWRLLLAAGWQPRQGFKVLCGGEALPLALAEELVNKGVEVWNMYGPTETTIWSTCELLSKDFKQLLIGKPIANTQCYVLDEYQQPVPIGVAGELYIGGYGVTAGYLNREEETALRFLTDPFAASMAAKKMYRTGDRVRWHSDGRLEYFERIDNQVKLRGFRIELGELENVMGYHPGVNECAAAVKEFSVNDKRLVMYTVFEAGGEVTNSELRRFLREHLPDYMIPQLFVELKAMPRTPNGKVDRKALPQPSMGSGQRQERIAPRTATEIMLAEIWCAALNAELDISVEDYFFEIGGHSLLAMDIIYAVEQQLSVTISPMDILVNSLEQIAAKIDEAKFDSSDVGDRGSSNAEKSATKKGGLRRLIGRFKW; from the coding sequence ATGAGCGAAGCAAACTTCAATCCGTTTGCTGGTGGCGAAATTCTACGTATTAGTCCGACCACCGCGCCACAAAGGGAAGTCGTTGCCTCATGCAAAATGAGCGCCGAGGCCAATATCGCCTTTAATGAAGCCGTGGCCGTCGCTATCGATGGTGAGATAAACCCTGTGTTACTGGAAAAAGCGTTTAATACACTTATCGCTCGTCACGATATTTTGCGCGCTACTTTTTCTTCCTTGGCGGATGAGTTGTGTCTTCAGCAAGCAAAAGATCTGCAGCTAGATTTTGCCGATTATAGTGAGCTGGCTGCAGCAGAAAAACAGCAAGCGCTGGATAGCCTTTATCAGGAGGTGGCGCTTAAACCATTGAACTTAGAAGATGGTCCTTTGCTATTTGTTTGGCTGCGTAAATTGGGAGATGCCCGCTATGAGTTGATCATGCTGCTTCATCATGCCATTGCTGATGGTTGGTCACAGGGATTGTTACTGTCTGAACTGGCGGAGCTTTACAGCCGCGAAGGTGATTGCAGTGAGATGCAGCCCGCTCCTTCTTTTTTTGATTTTGCCGATCAGCAGGGCGCATCAATGGCGGCCAACGCCGATATCGATTACTGGTTAGAGCGGTTCAAACAACTGCCGCCAACACTGGACCTGCCTCTGGATAAAACTCGCCCGCTGCTGCGTAGCTTTGAGGCTACCCGCGTCGATTTTGAATTGGATCATGCACTAGTACAGCGCTTACCCAAAGCGGCCTCGCTGCTGAAATCCAGTTTGGTTAATTATGTCCTGGCTGGTTATTTTACGTTGCTTTACCGGCTAACTGGCAACACTGATATAGTCGTTGGTTTACCTGTGGCCGGCCAAGCTGCCATGCATCGTCTGGGACAGGTTGGACACATGGTACAGCTACTGCCGGTGCGTATCGGGCTCGATGCAGCGATGCCATTTGCTGAAGTCGTCAAGCAGGTGAAGACCGAAGTGCTTAATGCCAGTGATCATCCCAATTTTACCTTTGGCCAGTTATTGGAAAAATATGCAGTCGATCGCTCCCGTGTGCCTTTGGTCAGTACCATATTTAATATCGACCAGCCCATGGCTTTATTGGAATTTGGTGCCGCCACCGGTTCAGTTCGCGGCTTGCCTAGGGCAGGGGAGAATTTTGAATTATTTCTGAATGTTGTCCCGACCAGTGATCAACTGACTATCGAAGTAACGTACTCAACTGCTTTGTTTGAACAGGCAACGATTGATGCGTGGATGCAAGCCCTACAGACGATCCTGCAGCAATCTATAGTTGAAGGTCAGTTAGCGCTTTCATCTTTCGTGCTTAGTGATGACTTACCTGCTGTGTTGCAGGCATCCAATCAGACTGAGCGTGAGGTAAAGTATGCCGATCTGGTTTCTGCATTTGCAGAGCAAGTTGCTCACAATCCTTCCGGCGTTGCGGTTATTGCCAATAATCATTCGCTTAGTTATCGCGAGCTGGATGATCTATCCACCAGACTGGCGCTGTATTTAAAAACCCAGCAGATTAATGAAGGTGACACGGTGGCGATTTGTTGTCAGCGTTCAGAAAATCTGTTGATCGCTACCTTGGCCATTTTAAAGTTGGGTGCCGCGTATCTACCCCTTGATCCGGCTTTTCCTGAAGACCGCTTGGTTTATATGCTGGAGGATAGCGGTGCGGTAGCCATCGTTGAAGATGAGTTGGCACCTTCCAGAGTGAAACAGACTGCGCTCAAGCATATCGAGCTGGGGAGTGCGATGGCTGAAAACGGATTGAATGATGTTCTTGACCCGTTAATGTCATCGGCTAATCGGATGGCGTATACGATTTACACTTCGGGCTCAACTGGACAACCCAAGGGTGTTTGTATCCAAAATAGTGCGATGATGAATTTCCTTGAGTCCATGGCGGCAAGCCCGGGTCTATGCGCCAGCGATAAATTGTTAGCCGTTACCACCTTGTCATTTGATATTTCTGTACTCGAATTGTTTTTACCTTTGATGGTGGGCGCTACCACCGTGATCGCCAATAGTGATGAGGTGATGGATGGTGAAAAGCTGGCGGTGTTAATTAAATCGAACCAGATTTCTGCGTTGCAGGCAACACCGAGTACTTGGCGTATGCTGTTGGCGAGTCGCTGGGTGGGACAGTCTAATAATATGGGCGGTGGCCTGAAGGCATTGTGTGGTGGCGAGCCCTTACCTGCTGATCTTGCTGCGGCGCTATTACCGAAAGTGGGTGAGCTATGGAATATGTTTGGTCCCACTGAAACCACAGTTTGGTCCGCCTGCAAACGTATTACCGAAGTGGATACTGCCATTTCAATTGGTAAACCTATTGCCAATACCCAGTGTTATATTCTCGATGAAAATCTCAAGCCGCTGCCGGAATCTGTTCCCGGCGAATTGTTTATCGGCGGTAAAGGCGTCACCTTGGGGTATCACCGTCGTGAGGAATTAAATGCGGAACGCTTTATTCAGCATCCTGACTATGGTCGTATCTATCGCACCGGTGACTCAGCAAAGTTGTTGGCAAGCGGCGAGCTGCAACACCTGGGAAGACTTGATGATCAAGTAAAAGTGCGCGGTTATCGGATAGAACTTGGTGAGATCGAAACGGCGCTGGCAGAGAGTGAAGCCATCGCGATGGCTGCAGTTTATCTGTGGGAAAGAAGTGCAGATGATGTCAGGTTAGTGGCTTGCCTGGTCTTGTCCGATAACAATAAGCTCGCTAGTGATGCTCTGGACGCGGCGGCATTACGCGATCAGTTGTCTGCGCGGTTGCCAGCCTATATGGTGCCGCAGCACTTTATCGCTGTGGATCATATCCCGCTGACGCCGAATGGCAAATTGGATCGCCGCGCGCTGGCCAAGCCTGAGCTGGAGCAAGATGTACAGCAACAAGTAGCGGCTGCCAATGATTTTGAACGGCGAATTTCAGACCTTTGGTGCGAGGTGTTGAATATTCGTGAAGTAGGAGTAACTGACGATTTTTTTCTGCTTGGTGGTCACTCCTTATTGGGAACACAATTGTTCGCCAAAATCAGCACAGAATATGGTGTGAATTTAAGTTTGAATAATTTATTTTTAGCGCCGACTATCCGTAAGCAGGCGAAGTTGGTTATTGAGTCTTTAAAGGATGACATTAGTATTCCAGCCATTCACTCTTATGCGAATTACGAGGGGCTGCCACCAGCGTCTTCTCAACAACAACGTATTTGGTATCTTGAGCAAATTGAGCAGGACTCCATGGCCTATAACCTGGCGGCCTCTTTCAAGCTTACCGGCAGCCTTGATATAGCGGTTTTACAAAAATGCTTTGCCCTCATCGTTGAGCGTCACAGTGTGCTGCGTACTAATTTCATTCACACTGATAAAGGACTAGTGCAATCGATCCGTCCAGTGTTGACTATTGATTTACAGCCGCAGTTATTACCCGAAGAAGTTATCAATGGGGACATGACTTTACATCGCTTTTTAAAACAGCAGGCGATGCATAGTTTTGATTTGAGTAGTGATGTCTTGTTTCGGCCGGCGCTGTTTACCATTAATGATCAGGAACATGTGCTGTTTTTGTTGATACATCATCTGATATTTGATGGCTGGTCTTTTGACGTGATTCTGCATGAATTGTGCGTATTGTATAACGCTTTGTCACAGGGTGAACAAAACCCTTTGGATGAGCTGCCGGTACAGTACAGCGACTATGCTATTTGGCAGCGTGAATTGCTGCAATCCGGCCATATGGATCAGCAGCTCAATTACTGGCTGGATACATTGGGCGGCGAGTTGCCGATCCTTAACTTACCGGAAGATTTTAATCGGCCGGTGGGTCAGCCGCATCGATCCGAAGCGGTGCTATGGTCACTCACTGAGGAAGAGGTTGTTTCACTGGAGCACAAGTGCAAAGAGTTGGGCTGCACTTTATTTATGTTGTTAGTGTCGGTCTATGCTTTGATGCTGCATCGGCACAGTCGCCAACAGGATATCTTAATCGGCGCGCCGGTTTCTGGCCGTGGTCAGGATGAAACCAGTGGTTTGCTGGGGTTTTTTGTCAATACCATCGTGTTGCGTTTTGGCATCGAGCCGGGTGCTTCTTTTAATAGTTGGTTACAGCAGGTGAAACAAACCTGCCTAAATGGGTATGCCAATCAGGATGTGCCGTATGAATTGCTGGTGCAGGAACTGAAACCAAAGAGAGACCGCTCTCGCTCAGCTATATTCCAGGCATTCTTTTTATTTCAGGATACGCGTAATCGTACCGAAGAATTTAATTCGCTGCAGAGAGAGCAAATCAACGTTGATCGTCCCGGTGTGCAAACGGATATTGATTTCTGGGTTAAGCGTCAGAGTAGCGGATTAGTTGGTGGTCTGGAGTATCCCGTCGCTCTGTTTGAGCATGATAGCGCGCAACGATTTGCCGATAGCTTTAGTCAGATTCTTTCCCAGGTTGCAGCGCGGCCGGAGACACCGCTGTACAAATTAGCTGCTGCCAGTGCTAAGGATGTTGCCATGATGGCGAGCTGGAATGACACCCGTCGAGATTATGGGCAGCCTTTATTTCTCGATCATTTTTATCAGGCTGTGAGTGCTCAGGGTAACAAAATAGCCGTGCGGGGTGGGAGTGAATCATTAACGTATGTTGAGCTGGATAGCTATTCCAATCAATTGGCCCATACCCTGTTAACAACCGGTGTGGCCAGTGGCGATTATGTTGGTGTTTGTTTGTCGCGTGATGTGCGAATGGTGGCCAGTTTGTTGGCGATATGGAAAGTGGGAGCTGCCTATATTCCTCTAGACCCCGCTTACCCTGCCAGTCGTTTATTGCAGATGCTCGAGACGGGCAGTGTGTCCGTGCTGGTTACTGAATCTGGTCTTGCTGATACATTAAGCGATTATCCTTGCCGACGGATTTTAATCGATAGCGACGCGGCAGACATCAGCGCTCGGGATAATCGTCAGCCAAATATTAAATTGTCCCAAGACTCTTTGGCTTATGTGATATTTACCTCCGGCTCGACCGGTAAGCCTAAAGGGGTGAAAGTGCCACAGGGGGCGCTTGCTAACTTTCTCAATTCAATGGCGGAAGAACCCAGTCTTGTAGCAGAGGATATTTTGCTGGCAGTAACGACATTGTCATTTGATATTGCCGGGCTGGAATTATTTCTGCCGATGATGGTAGGTGCAACGGTCGTTATTGCAGAGCAAGAGCAGGCGATGGACGGCAATAAGCTATGTGATCTACTCGCTGCGAATGCTGTCACTGTTATGCAGGCAACACCTAGTAGTTGGCGATTGTTATTGGCGGCGGGGTGGCAGCCCCGGCAAGGCTTTAAAGTTTTATGTGGCGGCGAAGCACTACCGTTAGCTTTGGCTGAGGAATTGGTGAATAAAGGTGTGGAAGTCTGGAATATGTATGGCCCGACGGAAACAACTATCTGGTCTACCTGTGAACTGTTAAGCAAGGATTTTAAACAGCTTCTTATTGGTAAGCCGATCGCAAATACCCAATGCTATGTGCTGGATGAATACCAGCAGCCTGTACCTATTGGTGTTGCCGGTGAATTGTATATCGGTGGTTATGGCGTTACCGCCGGTTATTTAAATCGGGAAGAGGAAACAGCTTTGCGGTTTTTAACGGATCCCTTTGCTGCAAGTATGGCCGCAAAAAAAATGTATCGTACAGGTGATCGGGTGCGCTGGCACAGTGATGGGCGGCTGGAATACTTTGAACGAATAGATAATCAGGTGAAGTTACGCGGCTTCCGGATTGAGCTTGGCGAACTCGAAAATGTGATGGGTTATCACCCGGGGGTGAATGAGTGTGCGGCAGCGGTCAAAGAATTTTCTGTTAACGATAAGCGTCTGGTGATGTACACAGTATTTGAAGCGGGAGGGGAAGTCACCAATTCGGAATTGCGTCGTTTCTTGCGGGAGCACTTACCAGACTACATGATTCCACAACTTTTCGTAGAGCTGAAGGCAATGCCACGCACACCCAATGGCAAAGTTGATCGCAAGGCGCTGCCGCAACCGTCAATGGGCAGCGGTCAACGGCAGGAACGCATTGCTCCGCGGACAGCTACTGAAATAATGCTGGCTGAGATTTGGTGCGCAGCCCTAAATGCTGAGTTGGATATTAGTGTCGAGGATTATTTCTTTGAAATTGGTGGCCACTCCCTGCTGGCAATGGACATAATTTATGCCGTCGAGCAACAATTGTCCGTAACTATCTCGCCGATGGATATTTTGGTGAATTCATTGGAACAGATAGCCGCAAAAATTGACGAGGCTAAGTTTGATAGTAGTGATGTTGGCGATAGAGGTTCTTCAAATGCCGAGAAGTCAGCGACAAAGAAGGGTGGTTTGAGACGACTGATTGGACGGTTTAAGTGGTAG
- a CDS encoding tetratricopeptide repeat protein — protein sequence MRSPSHILSTAVYAFGLTALLLINGCSDEQADSSKQAEIHLNTSASYMKQGQYRAAIIEARNVIKYAPESADGYIRLATIYNELGNTSSALDVLNSIAEKYPSETSLTLATVQNSARKFRSALNTIDTIRPNDNSIATKLIRANALLGLKDFESATAIYQQILNENADNAEAKIGLAKIAIAKNEFSNASTILDQLLSSSANNPEALFLKAQLAYYKNELENTERYLTEAIQLLPQTDMLLPLKSRILQQLSETLTQLGRPSEGLVYSRILAEANPEAQQAKSKFTEALRLYQSGELDQAEELLTTLYEEFPNNSMSGVLLGMINYQQGDMSEAEALLSQNIDAETASTQVISSTALTQIKLNKADKAVELLEDALKSHPDDSGIHTIYGLALLNLNPTDEQGALAIQKALAIEPSKARLHLILSRYYLALNKPEQAYAQLNTALTKSPQDNNIQEEYIKLLLSNKELSKAQKTADKMLVDSPDSSATMLLAAQVSLAARDLPETRQRLEQAAALDNNNLLAHLSLGQLDLAEKKLTNAATKFRQVIAADPNNISAYKGLITSFEAQGKGDAILQELNKTAKQENTNSTLPSVLAEYYGRQNNLQQAQQLIKQATATSPISEYTRSVAISLYRSLSLQNVQDENYDEARSSIFQALKLAPQEARLLTDLTNVEIAAKNYSEALKVTDQIAAADTGNPLSNFLKGQVYVAQQHWDDAIKFFQLSWNTQPNDTTASSLYRTLQRRGDKAAAADFVTEWQQKLPNSSRAKVLKAIEFQSANQKNAAIELYEQALELAPTDSLALNNLAWLYFEKSDPKATTLAEKAYKVSPESAGVLDTYGWILAQNGDVKKGISLLEKAAEKAPNNKEIQQHLEAAKNM from the coding sequence ATGCGCTCCCCTTCACACATCTTATCGACTGCAGTCTATGCTTTTGGTTTGACCGCACTACTCCTGATTAATGGCTGCTCTGATGAGCAAGCTGACAGTAGCAAGCAAGCAGAAATTCATCTAAACACCTCTGCCTCTTATATGAAGCAGGGACAATACCGCGCAGCGATTATCGAAGCTCGAAATGTAATTAAATATGCACCTGAGTCAGCCGATGGCTATATTCGGCTAGCAACTATCTACAACGAATTGGGAAACACCTCGTCCGCACTGGATGTACTGAACTCTATAGCGGAAAAATATCCAAGTGAAACAAGCTTAACCCTAGCAACAGTACAAAATTCTGCACGAAAATTTCGCTCAGCTCTAAACACTATAGACACGATACGCCCAAATGATAATTCAATAGCAACCAAGCTAATTCGGGCCAATGCACTGCTTGGATTAAAGGACTTTGAATCAGCAACTGCAATATATCAGCAAATTCTAAATGAAAACGCCGATAATGCGGAAGCCAAAATCGGCTTAGCTAAAATTGCAATAGCAAAAAATGAGTTTAGCAACGCGTCAACAATACTGGACCAATTACTTAGCTCTAGCGCCAACAATCCAGAAGCACTTTTCCTTAAAGCCCAACTGGCCTATTACAAAAATGAGCTGGAAAACACTGAACGATACTTGACTGAAGCAATTCAGCTACTACCACAAACTGATATGTTACTGCCATTAAAGAGTAGAATTTTGCAGCAGCTATCAGAAACACTAACTCAGCTTGGACGACCCAGCGAAGGACTGGTTTACTCTCGCATCCTTGCCGAAGCAAACCCTGAGGCACAACAAGCTAAAAGCAAATTCACTGAAGCTCTACGCCTTTACCAATCTGGTGAACTTGATCAAGCTGAAGAACTACTCACCACATTATACGAAGAATTTCCTAATAACAGCATGAGCGGCGTGCTGCTTGGAATGATTAATTACCAACAAGGCGATATGTCGGAAGCAGAAGCTCTACTGAGTCAAAATATTGATGCAGAAACTGCGTCCACTCAGGTTATAAGCTCTACAGCCCTCACTCAAATCAAACTCAACAAAGCGGACAAAGCTGTTGAACTACTCGAAGACGCACTGAAATCACATCCCGATGATTCCGGGATTCATACCATTTATGGCCTAGCCTTACTCAACCTTAACCCTACCGACGAACAAGGCGCACTGGCTATTCAAAAAGCTTTAGCTATAGAACCTAGTAAAGCAAGATTGCATCTCATTCTTTCCCGGTATTATCTAGCGCTTAACAAACCCGAGCAGGCCTACGCACAGCTCAATACAGCTCTGACAAAGTCACCTCAGGACAACAACATTCAAGAGGAATACATCAAGCTATTACTCAGCAATAAAGAGCTATCCAAGGCACAGAAAACAGCAGACAAAATGCTTGTCGACTCTCCAGACAGTTCAGCCACTATGCTGTTAGCAGCTCAAGTCAGTCTTGCCGCCAGAGACTTACCGGAAACAAGACAGCGACTTGAACAAGCTGCGGCGCTTGATAACAATAATTTACTTGCCCACCTTTCGCTAGGCCAGCTTGATCTTGCTGAAAAAAAGTTAACTAACGCTGCTACAAAGTTTCGACAAGTTATCGCTGCAGACCCTAATAATATAAGCGCCTACAAAGGCTTAATCACCAGCTTTGAAGCACAGGGAAAAGGCGATGCCATCCTTCAGGAACTGAACAAAACGGCTAAGCAGGAAAACACCAATAGCACCTTGCCAAGTGTTCTCGCTGAATACTACGGTCGACAAAACAACCTGCAACAAGCTCAGCAACTCATTAAACAGGCAACCGCCACCTCGCCGATTAGTGAATACACCCGATCAGTAGCAATCTCTCTCTACCGCAGCTTATCTCTACAAAATGTACAAGATGAAAACTATGATGAGGCCAGATCCAGTATTTTTCAGGCACTTAAATTAGCGCCGCAGGAGGCACGATTACTAACCGACCTAACCAACGTAGAGATAGCAGCAAAAAATTATTCAGAAGCGCTGAAGGTTACCGATCAAATTGCTGCCGCTGATACAGGCAACCCTTTAAGTAACTTCCTTAAGGGACAAGTTTATGTAGCACAGCAGCATTGGGATGACGCCATAAAATTTTTCCAACTGTCATGGAACACACAACCTAACGACACCACTGCTTCAAGTCTTTACCGTACTTTGCAACGGCGCGGAGATAAAGCCGCTGCTGCCGACTTTGTTACTGAATGGCAACAAAAACTTCCCAATAGCTCACGAGCCAAAGTACTTAAAGCAATAGAGTTCCAAAGTGCCAACCAGAAGAATGCCGCTATAGAACTCTATGAACAAGCACTTGAATTAGCACCCACTGACAGCTTGGCGCTGAATAATCTAGCTTGGTTATATTTTGAAAAGTCAGACCCAAAAGCGACCACGCTAGCTGAAAAAGCCTATAAAGTGTCACCAGAAAGCGCAGGTGTTTTAGACACCTATGGCTGGATATTGGCTCAGAATGGCGACGTTAAAAAAGGTATTTCATTACTTGAAAAAGCAGCTGAAAAAGCGCCCAACAATAAAGAAATACAACAACACCTGGAAGCCGCAAAAAATATGTAA
- a CDS encoding cupin — protein MIEAKTSSPFQTFQISPDNPQQFSTYSSSAFRHNLHKDPLMSLQSIEGLAEHLMKKGLCKFIHPDTAIDSAFNHQQTPVDGRSLSEVFRRIEEPGSWIALYQIEEHPSYKKLLDQLVESFKPLVEPEQTGICHVAGFMFVSAPPSVTPFHIDRENNFWMQVKGRKTLTVFDHTDREVVSGPDVEDFIISGSLGNVRLQDKFLDRGKSFNVGPGDGIYFPSTSPHMSESKPDWVNDNDGVSISLGVVFYTDQTRRAARIHQCNKLLRKFGLRPGFPQTRGWSQAVKSLIGWGFVMFRSVFRGYNPPRGSY, from the coding sequence ATGATTGAAGCAAAAACATCTTCTCCGTTCCAGACGTTCCAGATTTCGCCGGATAATCCTCAGCAGTTTAGTACTTATTCATCATCAGCTTTTCGGCATAATTTGCACAAAGACCCTTTGATGTCATTGCAAAGTATTGAGGGCTTAGCAGAGCATTTGATGAAAAAAGGGTTGTGTAAATTCATCCATCCCGATACCGCTATTGATTCGGCATTTAATCATCAGCAGACGCCTGTTGATGGGCGTTCATTATCCGAAGTCTTTCGGCGAATAGAAGAACCTGGTTCCTGGATTGCGTTATATCAAATAGAAGAGCATCCCAGTTATAAGAAGCTGTTAGATCAGTTGGTGGAGTCTTTTAAGCCTTTGGTCGAGCCTGAGCAAACAGGGATATGTCATGTGGCTGGATTTATGTTTGTGTCTGCGCCACCATCGGTAACTCCTTTTCATATTGACCGGGAAAACAATTTTTGGATGCAGGTTAAAGGCCGCAAGACTTTAACAGTGTTTGATCATACTGATAGAGAGGTTGTTAGCGGGCCTGATGTAGAGGATTTTATTATTTCAGGCAGCCTTGGCAATGTTCGCTTGCAGGATAAATTTTTGGATCGTGGTAAAAGTTTTAATGTCGGCCCGGGCGACGGGATTTATTTTCCCTCAACCAGTCCGCATATGTCTGAGTCTAAACCTGATTGGGTTAATGACAATGATGGTGTCTCTATTTCTTTGGGTGTTGTGTTTTATACTGATCAAACCCGACGTGCTGCGCGAATACACCAGTGCAATAAATTGCTGCGAAAATTTGGGTTGCGACCAGGTTTTCCACAAACCAGAGGTTGGTCTCAGGCTGTAAAGTCATTAATCGGTTGGGGTTTTGTAATGTTCAGGTCGGTGTTTAGAGGGTATAACCCTCCTCGCGGCTCATACTAG